A genomic window from Peromyscus maniculatus bairdii isolate BWxNUB_F1_BW_parent chromosome 1, HU_Pman_BW_mat_3.1, whole genome shotgun sequence includes:
- the Or52b2 gene encoding olfactory receptor 52B2, with protein sequence MIHSNITIFHPAVFVLLGIPGLEAYHTWLSVPLCLMYVTAVFGNSILIVVIITERSLHEPMYFFLSMLAITDILLSTTTVPKALAIFWLHAHNIAFDACVTQVFFVHTMFVGESAILLAMAFDRFVAICAPLRYTTVLTWRMVGRIALAIVIRSVCIIFPVIFLLKRLPFCQTNIIPHSYCEHIGVARLACADITVNIWYGFSVPIVMVIMDVILIAVSYSLILRAVFRLPSQDARRKALSTCGSHLCVILMFYVPSFFTLLTHRFGRNIPRHVHILLANLYVVVPPMLNPIVYGVKTKQIREGVVHWFLDIKTQCCSSSLG encoded by the coding sequence ATGATTCACAGCAACATCACTATCTTCCACCCTGCAGTTTTCGTGCTCCTTGGCATTCCTGGGTTAGAGGCTTATCATACCTGGTTGTCTGTACCCTTGTGCCTCATGTATGTCACTGCGGTCTTTGGGAACAGCATCCTGATAGTGGTCATCATCACAGAACGGAGCCTGCATGAACCcatgtatttctttctctccatGCTGGCCATCACAGATATCCTGCTGTCCACTACTACTGTGCCCAAGGCCCTAGCCATCTTTTGGCTCCATGCCCACAACATTGCCTTTGATGCCTGTGTCACCCAAGTCTTCTTTGTCCACACAATGTTTGTGGGGGAGTCAGCCATCCTGTTAGCCATGGCCTTTGACCGCTTTGTGGCCATCTGTGCCCCACTGAGATACACAACGGTGCTGACATGGCGCATGGTGGGGAGGATTGCTCTAGCCATTGTCATCAGAAGCGTCTGTATCATCTTTCCCGTGATTTTCTTGCTGAAGCGGCTGCCGTTCTGTCAAACCAACATCATCCCCCATTCCTACTGTGAGCACATTGGGGTGGCCCGCTTAGCCTGTGCCGACATCACTGTTAACATTTGGTACGGCTTCTCAGTGCCCATCGTCATGGTCATCATGGATGTGATCCTCATTGCTGTGTCTTACTCACTCATTCTGCGAGCGGTGTTTCGTTTGCCCTCCCAGGATGCTCGGCGCAAGGCCCTGAGCACTTGTGGGTCTCACCTCTGTGTAATCCTCATGTTTTACGTTCCATCCTTCTTTACTTTACTGACCCACCGCTTTGGGCGGAACATTCCCCGGCACGTGCATATCTTGTTGGCCAATCTTTATGTGGTGGTGCCACCAATGCTGAACCCCATTGTCTACGGGGTTAAGACTAAGCAAATCCGGGAGGGTGTAGTCCACTGGTTCTTGGACATCAAGACTCAGTGTTGTTCCTCTTCTTTGGGTTGA
- the Or52w1 gene encoding olfactory receptor 52W1, with protein sequence MRPKLHPYKMAHSRAPQSNSTFQCPAFFILTGIPGLGDGQAWLTLVFGPMYLLALLGNATLLTVIRIDSTLHQPMFLLLATLAATDLGLAASIAPGLLAVLWLGPRPVQYTVCLIQMFFVHALTAVESGVLLAMACDRAVAVGRPLHYPTEVTKARVGYAVLALILKVVAVVVPFPLLVARFEHFHAKIIHHAYCAHMAVVELVVGNTRVNNLYGLVLSLAVSGVDILGIAGSYGLIAHAVLRLPTREARAKAFGTCSSHICIILAFYVPGLFSFLTHRFGHHTVPKSLHILLSNIYLLLPPALNPLIYGVRTKQIRDRFLEMLKFRKKPF encoded by the coding sequence ATGAGACCCAAACTTCATCCTTACAAGATGGCACACAGTCGAGCTCCACAGTCCAACTCCACCTTCCAATGCCCAGCTTTCTTCATATTGACTGGCATCCCAGGGTTGGGAGATGGCCAGGCCTGGCTGACACTGGTGTTTGGGCCCATGTATCTGCTGGCCCTGCTGGGCAATGCAACACTTCTGACAGTGATCCGGATAGACTCTACACTGCACCAGCCCATGTTTCTACTCCTGGCTACACTGGCAGCTACTGACCTGGGTTTAGCCGCATCTATAGCCCCAGGGCTGCTAGCTGTGCTGTGGCTTGGGCCCCGACCTGTGCAATATACTGTCTGCCTCATCCAGATGTTCTTTGTACATGCACTGACTGCTGTGGAATCTGGTGTGCTTTTGGCCATGGCCTGTGATCGTGCTGTGGCAGTGGGACGTCCACTACACTACCCTACCGAGGTTACTAAAGCCCGGGTGGGCTATGCAGTCTTGGCATTGATACTGAAAGTTGTGGCTGTTGTGGTGCCTTTCCCTCTGCTGGTGGCACGATTTGAGCACTTCCATGCCAAGATCATACACCATGCCTATTGTGCACACATGGCAGTCGTAGAGCTGGTGGTAGGTAACACACGAGTCAACAACTTATATGGGCTGGTACTTTCATTGGCTGTGTCTGGTGTAGATATTCTGGGCATTGCTGGATCTTATGGGCTCATTGCCCATGCTGTGCTTCGGCTACCTACCCGGGAGGCCCGGGCAAAGGCCTTTGGTACATGTAGTTCTCACATCTGTATCATCCTGGCCTTCTATGTGCCCggtctcttctccttcctcacaCACCGCTTTGGTCATCACACTGTCCCAAAGTCATTGCATATCCTTTTGTCCAACATCTATTTGCTGCTGCCACCTGCCCTCAACCCCCTCATTTATGGGGTCCGCACCAAGCAGATCAGGGATCGATTCTTAGAAATGCTCAAATTCAGAAAAAAGCCATTTTAA
- the C1H11orf42 gene encoding uncharacterized protein C11orf42 homolog isoform X1 yields the protein MLVSNPHLLTLDEADATWALIKDKVIEERFGSNVVAVPFLSDAAYYDLLGVLVKQSRRAHTRLTLPGRQGRRALKSVGLLPNLLEQAGSEGVFAHCTREYSPNGRAEIAYEEMRMLDGQPCRIRLHMGGLRKKVAFLLLPPGQVSLQQNLPWIRSTHSIYVIYQVFSCTWLQLGLLPTAREPQLLRLQRSLPIAFSCLKFSLQPKGVLGPQKSLTKDPLPQGATWVRPSLSILSTLAPTSVPADTLEVADASPPVPAPPTPPPQEGPEGRPTRFSYKGRNPFRRGPYMLSGSVLRVRQRRMKLRQETQGARPLRSDIGIMVPNKHQLLHPQPPWACVLLLS from the exons ATGTTGGTCAGTAACCCCCACCTGCTAACACTGGATGAAGCAGATGCCACTTGGGCCCTCATCAAGGATAAG GTCATCGAGGAGCGTTTTGGGTCCAATGTAGTGGCAGTACCTTTCCTGTCGGATGCAGCCTACTATGATCTACTGGGCGTGCTAGTGAAACAGTCCCGTCGAGCCCACACCCGCCTAACTTTGCCAGGCCGGCAGGGCCGAAGGGCACTGAAATCAGTAGGGCTGCTACCAAATCTTCTAGAACAGGCAGGGTCTGAGGGTGTCTTTGCCCACTGCACTCGGGAATACTCACCAAATGGCCGAGCCGAGATAGCCTATGAAGAAATGCGAATGTTGGATGGGCAGCCCTGCCGGATCCGCCTACATATGGGAGGTCTGCGCAAGAAGGTTGCTTTCCTGCTGCTACCACCAGGGCAGGTGAGCCTACAGCAGAATCTTCCCTGGATCCGAAGCACCCACAGCATCTACGTCATCTACCAGGTCTTCTCCTGCACCTGGCTGCAGCTAGGGCTGTTACCTACAGCCCGTGAGCCCCAGCTGCTCCGGTTACAGCGGTCACTACCTATtgctttctcctgcctcaagTTTTCACTGCAGCCCAAGGGTGTGCTGGGACCACAGAAGTCTCTGACCAAAGATCCCTTGCCCCAAGGAGCCACCTGGGTTAGACCTAGCCTTAGCATCTTATCAACTCTGGCCCCCACATCAGTACCTGCTGATACCCTTGAAGTTGCTGATGCATCTCCACCTGTCCCAGCCCCACCTACACCACCTCCCCAAGAAGGGCCAGAAGGCAGACCCACCAGATTCTCCTATAAGGGTCGAAACCCCTTCCGGAGGGGCCCCTATATGCTTTCAG GGTCTGTCCTCAGAGTTCGACAGCGACGAatgaagctgaggcaagagacgCAGGGGGCGAGGCCCCTAAGATCTGACATAGGGATAATGGTCCCCAATAAACATCAGCTGCTGCACCCCCAACCACCCTGGGCCTGTGTGCTTCTTCTTTCTTGA
- the C1H11orf42 gene encoding uncharacterized protein C11orf42 homolog isoform X2: MLVSNPHLLTLDEADATWALIKDKVIEERFGSNVVAVPFLSDAAYYDLLGVLVKQSRRAHTRLTLPGRQGRRALKSVGLLPNLLEQAGSEGVFAHCTREYSPNGRAEIAYEEMRMLDGQPCRIRLHMGGLRKKVAFLLLPPGQVSLQQNLPWIRSTHSIYVIYQVFSCTWLQLGLLPTAREPQLLRLQRSLPIAFSCLKFSLQPKGVLGPQKSLTKDPLPQGATWVRPSLSILSTLAPTSVPADTLEVADASPPVPAPPTPPPQEGPEGRPTRFSYKGRNPFRRGPYMLSAENWLFSPRNPPPGGQGGGPGDPDRHSMSLPLLQGLSSEFDSDE, translated from the exons ATGTTGGTCAGTAACCCCCACCTGCTAACACTGGATGAAGCAGATGCCACTTGGGCCCTCATCAAGGATAAG GTCATCGAGGAGCGTTTTGGGTCCAATGTAGTGGCAGTACCTTTCCTGTCGGATGCAGCCTACTATGATCTACTGGGCGTGCTAGTGAAACAGTCCCGTCGAGCCCACACCCGCCTAACTTTGCCAGGCCGGCAGGGCCGAAGGGCACTGAAATCAGTAGGGCTGCTACCAAATCTTCTAGAACAGGCAGGGTCTGAGGGTGTCTTTGCCCACTGCACTCGGGAATACTCACCAAATGGCCGAGCCGAGATAGCCTATGAAGAAATGCGAATGTTGGATGGGCAGCCCTGCCGGATCCGCCTACATATGGGAGGTCTGCGCAAGAAGGTTGCTTTCCTGCTGCTACCACCAGGGCAGGTGAGCCTACAGCAGAATCTTCCCTGGATCCGAAGCACCCACAGCATCTACGTCATCTACCAGGTCTTCTCCTGCACCTGGCTGCAGCTAGGGCTGTTACCTACAGCCCGTGAGCCCCAGCTGCTCCGGTTACAGCGGTCACTACCTATtgctttctcctgcctcaagTTTTCACTGCAGCCCAAGGGTGTGCTGGGACCACAGAAGTCTCTGACCAAAGATCCCTTGCCCCAAGGAGCCACCTGGGTTAGACCTAGCCTTAGCATCTTATCAACTCTGGCCCCCACATCAGTACCTGCTGATACCCTTGAAGTTGCTGATGCATCTCCACCTGTCCCAGCCCCACCTACACCACCTCCCCAAGAAGGGCCAGAAGGCAGACCCACCAGATTCTCCTATAAGGGTCGAAACCCCTTCCGGAGGGGCCCCTATATGCTTTCAG CAGAGAACTGGCTCTTCAGCCCCCGCAACCCCCCACCAGGAGGCCAGGGTGGGGGCCCCGGGGACCCCGACCGGCACTCCATGTCCCTGCCCCTGCTGCAGGGTCTGTCCTCAGAGTTCGACAGCGACGAatga